A part of Vibrio sp. B1FLJ16 genomic DNA contains:
- a CDS encoding HD domain-containing phosphohydrolase encodes MTHRSFYPFAKPLNEQLQALKNRMQAHLPCIDRVSFAKYHPQQDMLKSFADTEFDNWDLAHFEAPLRKLPHLYAASQTGTPRVVDDLYEIDQNSRVKTLLKHGYRSSVAIPCYENKAFSGFVFLNSVQPGSFKLEALDSLKPYIDMVEFAVESEDHVVHEIERQLDRKHSMMAGYCPECYAHARRMRLYAQLIAAKVAERHQLTDEIVEQIGIFAQFHAVSDTRLPIDIACYRTHFSKEQEEVLVQHIEQCIESARAIVANIGSPVHPSVELFMQIVSYQYENLNGSGYPYGLEEQDIPIAAQIVAVANSFDVLTTHHPHRQAWSIPYALIELEKWVQEGLLSGECVNVLRDHQVYLKQIIQKYPEHCTSSV; translated from the coding sequence ATGACACACCGTAGTTTTTACCCGTTTGCAAAACCGCTAAATGAGCAGCTGCAAGCGTTGAAAAATAGAATGCAGGCTCATTTACCCTGCATTGATAGGGTGTCATTCGCAAAATATCACCCCCAACAAGATATGCTCAAATCCTTCGCGGACACTGAATTTGATAATTGGGACTTAGCCCACTTTGAAGCTCCTCTGCGTAAACTTCCTCACTTATATGCTGCCTCCCAAACTGGGACTCCACGTGTCGTCGATGACCTGTACGAGATTGACCAAAACTCACGTGTTAAAACCTTACTAAAACATGGCTATCGGTCATCTGTTGCAATTCCATGCTACGAAAATAAAGCATTCTCTGGTTTTGTCTTTCTAAATTCAGTGCAGCCTGGTTCATTTAAGTTAGAAGCACTTGATAGCCTTAAACCTTATATCGATATGGTTGAATTCGCAGTTGAATCGGAAGATCACGTTGTTCATGAGATAGAACGACAATTGGATCGAAAACACAGCATGATGGCGGGCTACTGCCCTGAGTGCTACGCGCACGCCAGACGCATGCGACTCTACGCCCAGTTGATAGCGGCTAAAGTTGCTGAGCGTCATCAACTGACGGATGAAATCGTTGAGCAAATCGGTATTTTTGCGCAGTTTCATGCTGTAAGTGATACGAGACTTCCAATAGATATTGCTTGTTATCGTACTCATTTCAGTAAAGAGCAAGAAGAGGTATTAGTTCAGCATATAGAGCAGTGTATCGAATCTGCTAGAGCTATCGTTGCTAATATTGGTAGCCCTGTCCATCCGAGCGTAGAGCTCTTCATGCAAATCGTAAGCTATCAATATGAGAACTTAAATGGCTCTGGCTACCCGTATGGATTAGAAGAGCAAGATATTCCAATCGCAGCGCAAATTGTTGCTGTAGCAAATTCATTCGATGTATTGACCACACATCATCCACATCGTCAGGCGTGGTCTATTCCGTATGCATTAATTGAGCTAGAGAAATGGGTACAAGAAGGTCTGTTGTCTGGCGAGTGTGTCAACGTTTTACGCGATCACCAAGTCTATCTAAAACAAATTATTCAAAAGTATCCTGAGCACTGTACTAGTTCGGTTTAA
- a CDS encoding aromatic amino acid transport family protein has translation MSSSKVFGSTLIIAGTTIGAGMLALPLASAGIGFSTSLIIMLGLWALMAFTALLMLELHQYAESSATLHTLAKQILGQKGKWIASFSMLFLFYSLCAAYIAGGGAQFGDRLTQWFDLEFSGSTSTIIFTVIVTLVVTVGTGTVDKVNRVLFTMKLVAMIAVLFFLAPNVTQSYLLSMPIEQGLIVAAIPVIFTSFGFHGSIPTIVNYLDGDTSSLRKAVIIGSTIPLVIYIFWQIVTLGVVSQDTLIQNGGLSSLIGQLSQTVVQSNLGNIVGVFADLALLTSFLGVSLGLFEFLGDTIKGSSEKPNRIIAALITFTPPLGFALFYPQGFIMALGYAAIALAILAIFLPLVMVIKVRRSDDFVGEYRVAGGQGALILTGLAGTGIVTAQMLITLGVLPALG, from the coding sequence ATGAGTAGTTCTAAAGTGTTTGGTAGTACCCTGATTATCGCAGGGACAACAATTGGTGCTGGTATGTTGGCACTTCCTCTTGCTTCCGCTGGTATCGGTTTCTCTACCTCTCTCATCATTATGCTGGGTTTGTGGGCTCTAATGGCATTCACAGCGTTGCTCATGTTAGAGCTTCATCAGTATGCTGAAAGCAGCGCGACGCTGCATACTCTAGCCAAACAAATCCTCGGCCAGAAAGGTAAGTGGATTGCGAGTTTTTCAATGTTATTTTTGTTCTACTCGTTATGTGCAGCATACATCGCTGGTGGCGGTGCTCAATTTGGTGACCGCTTAACTCAATGGTTTGATCTGGAATTTTCCGGTTCTACGTCAACTATCATTTTCACTGTGATTGTCACTTTGGTTGTAACAGTAGGCACGGGCACGGTAGATAAAGTTAACCGTGTGTTGTTCACCATGAAGCTTGTTGCGATGATTGCAGTGCTATTTTTCTTGGCACCAAACGTGACACAATCTTACTTGCTAAGTATGCCGATTGAGCAAGGTCTTATTGTGGCGGCAATTCCTGTTATTTTTACTTCCTTTGGCTTCCACGGCAGTATTCCTACAATTGTAAACTACTTGGATGGTGACACTTCGTCATTGCGTAAAGCGGTCATCATTGGTTCTACCATTCCGCTAGTTATTTACATTTTCTGGCAGATAGTGACGTTGGGAGTAGTAAGCCAAGATACCTTGATTCAGAACGGCGGCTTGAGCTCGCTTATTGGTCAGTTATCTCAAACTGTTGTTCAATCTAATCTGGGTAATATAGTTGGTGTATTTGCTGATTTAGCGCTACTGACATCTTTCCTTGGTGTAAGTCTTGGTTTGTTTGAGTTCTTGGGTGACACGATCAAAGGCAGTAGCGAAAAACCAAATCGAATTATCGCCGCGTTAATCACATTTACGCCACCATTAGGCTTTGCTCTGTTTTACCCGCAGGGATTTATCATGGCGTTAGGCTATGCAGCGATTGCTCTGGCGATCCTCGCTATCTTTTTACCGCTGGTTATGGTTATTAAGGTTCGCCGTTCTGATGATTTTGTCGGCGAGTACCGGGTAGCTGGAGGGCAGGGTGCATTAATTCTTACTGGTTTAGCAGGAACGGGAATTGTCACCGCACAGATGTTAATCACGCTCGGGGTGTTGCCTGCGCTAGGTTAG
- a CDS encoding DUF481 domain-containing protein — MLDKASWIIYLAVFSSFSTFAGDWEMEIGGFFSYTDTKLNAYDPYFDKVREIDFESDLELKEFTVLPYLKLEYYFNQKHNVYLDWRSLDREATRTSISKPFEITSDSVTYVVQVGSRLTTNLDIDIARVGYGYQFYTSDKWALDVLVGMHVMWLSLGLDGKLGAKASGIEEVPTLFVDETLFSDLTAPLPDLGIRAEYLLNQDWTIKSEAQVFYLSYDNIEGYLVEVDVGAKYFFTDNLSMTGSFNYYEVGVDYESTNKALDITYRFYGPMLTLAYKF; from the coding sequence ATGTTAGATAAAGCGAGTTGGATAATATACCTAGCGGTATTCTCCTCATTTTCCACTTTTGCAGGTGATTGGGAGATGGAAATCGGCGGCTTTTTCTCCTATACAGACACTAAACTCAACGCTTACGATCCTTATTTCGACAAGGTCCGTGAAATTGATTTCGAATCAGACCTCGAATTAAAAGAGTTTACAGTGCTCCCTTATCTTAAGTTGGAGTATTACTTCAATCAAAAACACAACGTTTATCTCGATTGGCGCAGCCTTGATCGTGAAGCGACGCGTACCTCCATCAGTAAACCATTTGAGATCACTTCTGATTCAGTGACGTATGTAGTGCAGGTTGGCTCAAGGCTGACAACGAACTTAGATATAGATATCGCGCGAGTTGGCTATGGATATCAGTTTTATACCTCTGATAAATGGGCTTTGGATGTGTTGGTTGGTATGCACGTAATGTGGTTGTCGCTTGGTTTGGATGGCAAGCTGGGTGCAAAAGCCAGCGGTATTGAAGAAGTTCCCACGTTGTTTGTTGATGAGACGTTATTCAGTGACTTAACCGCGCCATTACCCGATTTAGGCATCAGGGCAGAGTACTTGTTGAATCAAGATTGGACGATAAAGAGCGAAGCGCAGGTGTTCTACTTGTCGTATGACAATATTGAGGGGTACTTAGTAGAGGTTGATGTCGGTGCGAAGTATTTTTTTACTGACAATCTAAGTATGACGGGGTCATTTAACTACTACGAAGTTGGCGTTGATTACGAGAGTACTAATAAGGCGTTAGATATCACCTATCGCTTTTATGGTCCGATGCTTACCTTGGCTTACAAGTTTTAA
- a CDS encoding AraC family transcriptional regulator, with product MNVVSRHQRQVKKVCNFINSNLDKEFSLDQLSSVAASSKYHFHRIFKSFMGISTIQYVLLARMKRASFRLTFEPKASVTDIAFEAHFESLEAFSRAFSRVFGQTPSQFRAQPDWSSWHAKYEYQPLISGETTMDIKVIDFDNREVALIEHRGSPKLVFETASKFINWRQSTGLSPLKTSETFGIPYSDPSNTPDEEFRFDICGSHQGDVPENSFGVKSGMIPGGRCAVAIHKGSHDTIGDTVYYLYQKWLPESGEDLRDFPCFFRYLNFVHEVNECNLITEVYLPIE from the coding sequence ATGAATGTAGTGAGTCGCCATCAACGACAGGTAAAGAAAGTATGTAACTTTATCAACAGTAACTTAGATAAAGAGTTTTCTCTAGATCAGCTAAGTTCAGTCGCTGCCAGTTCTAAGTACCATTTTCACCGTATCTTTAAATCGTTTATGGGAATTAGCACCATACAATACGTTCTGCTAGCCCGCATGAAGCGAGCTTCTTTCAGGTTAACATTTGAACCTAAGGCAAGTGTTACTGATATTGCTTTTGAAGCGCACTTCGAAAGTCTTGAGGCCTTTTCTCGCGCATTTTCGAGAGTATTTGGCCAGACTCCTTCCCAGTTTAGAGCTCAGCCAGATTGGAGTTCCTGGCACGCAAAATATGAATATCAACCCCTTATTTCAGGAGAAACTACGATGGATATAAAAGTCATCGATTTCGACAATAGAGAAGTCGCACTCATAGAGCACAGAGGGAGCCCAAAGCTCGTCTTTGAAACAGCCTCGAAATTCATCAACTGGAGACAATCTACAGGATTATCCCCCTTAAAAACCAGTGAGACATTTGGCATTCCTTATTCTGACCCGAGTAATACTCCTGATGAAGAATTCCGGTTCGATATCTGTGGTTCACATCAAGGAGATGTACCAGAAAATAGCTTTGGCGTTAAATCCGGAATGATTCCTGGTGGCAGGTGCGCGGTTGCTATCCACAAGGGTAGTCATGACACTATTGGTGATACTGTCTATTACCTATATCAAAAGTGGCTACCGGAGAGTGGCGAAGATTTAAGAGATTTTCCCTGTTTCTTCCGTTACTTAAATTTCGTTCATGAAGTAAATGAATGTAACTTAATAACAGAGGTCTATTTGCCGATAGAATAG
- a CDS encoding 2OG-Fe(II) oxygenase yields the protein MNELIDAIATDGYYIWDDFLSDEEVTQLRDCIPDNWKKARIGRNEEVTREESIRSDKIQWLKPEMGSPIASYLSKLEEVRQAANRHLYLGLFEYEAHFAKYEKGDFYKKHLDSFKGNENRRLTTVFYLNESWSEEDAGELVVYDLNDKTVATIPPRGGRLLVFLSEQFPHEVLPTNADRFSIAGWFRINGVRDNMLDIAS from the coding sequence ATGAATGAACTGATCGATGCCATAGCGACCGATGGATATTACATTTGGGACGACTTTCTATCAGACGAAGAAGTTACGCAGCTGAGAGATTGTATACCTGATAACTGGAAAAAAGCACGTATCGGTCGAAATGAAGAAGTTACTCGTGAAGAGTCTATTCGTAGTGACAAGATTCAGTGGCTAAAGCCTGAGATGGGTAGCCCAATCGCATCTTATCTAAGCAAGCTGGAAGAGGTTCGACAAGCGGCAAATCGCCACTTGTATCTTGGCTTGTTCGAATATGAAGCGCATTTCGCTAAGTATGAGAAAGGCGATTTCTACAAGAAGCATCTGGATAGTTTTAAAGGAAATGAAAATCGCCGTTTAACCACAGTGTTTTATCTCAATGAGTCTTGGAGCGAAGAAGATGCCGGCGAGCTGGTGGTTTACGATTTAAATGATAAGACCGTTGCGACAATACCTCCCAGAGGAGGCCGTCTGCTCGTATTCTTGTCCGAACAATTCCCCCATGAGGTGTTGCCGACTAACGCTGATAGATTCAGTATCGCAGGTTGGTTCCGAATCAATGGTGTGCGCGACAATATGTTGGATATTGCCAGTTGA
- a CDS encoding LysR family transcriptional regulator, giving the protein MDYITLSRISLKHLTVLHMLLSTHSVTQAAERLCVTPSSVSKTLSQLRETLKDELFYRDGTRLVPTPFATKIGPSIHGILSSMNGLLHQGSFNPAYYQGEFSIAMRESSFELFAPVLEHLSKQLGNHTVLNVHSKDEMSFDALIRGQIDFLLLPHDLSQPPTHNKDLIWQTILKDELVCLMRKSHPLAQKPLTIEGYLCSRHLGIHDKDLSQPYFEQNLQQKYHKRNLAMKVADFGSAAVMCHHSDHLFTCPKLWARTALQTKGLIEQPLPFDFGQVSYSLVWNKASLNDPALRWLQEQLLDACKVLDACEVA; this is encoded by the coding sequence ATGGACTACATCACTCTATCCAGAATCAGTTTGAAGCACCTGACTGTGTTACACATGTTGCTATCTACACATAGCGTTACGCAAGCAGCTGAACGTCTCTGTGTGACGCCATCAAGTGTGAGTAAAACGCTTAGCCAGCTGCGCGAAACATTAAAGGATGAACTGTTCTACCGTGATGGAACACGCTTAGTACCTACCCCGTTTGCGACTAAAATTGGCCCATCGATTCATGGCATTTTGTCTAGTATGAATGGCTTGCTACACCAGGGTTCTTTCAATCCTGCTTATTATCAAGGAGAATTCTCGATTGCAATGCGTGAAAGTTCATTTGAACTGTTTGCGCCAGTCCTAGAACATTTATCAAAGCAACTTGGTAACCATACGGTTTTAAATGTTCATTCGAAAGATGAGATGAGTTTCGATGCGTTAATCAGGGGACAAATTGACTTTTTGCTGTTGCCCCACGATCTGAGTCAGCCGCCGACACATAACAAAGACCTGATTTGGCAGACCATATTGAAAGACGAGTTAGTATGTTTAATGAGAAAATCCCATCCACTTGCGCAAAAGCCGCTTACCATTGAAGGATACCTTTGTTCACGACACTTAGGCATTCACGATAAGGATCTTTCTCAGCCCTACTTTGAGCAAAACCTTCAGCAGAAATACCATAAGCGTAACCTCGCGATGAAAGTGGCGGACTTTGGCTCTGCAGCAGTTATGTGCCACCACTCAGACCATTTGTTCACTTGCCCTAAACTCTGGGCAAGAACCGCATTACAAACCAAAGGCTTAATTGAACAGCCCCTTCCATTTGATTTCGGCCAAGTGTCTTACAGTTTAGTTTGGAACAAGGCGAGTTTGAATGATCCGGCATTACGATGGCTACAGGAGCAATTACTTGATGCCTGTAAAGTGCTGGACGCTTGTGAAGTCGCATAA
- a CDS encoding response regulator: protein MEKLNLICVDDQREVLSAVLLDLEPLAQWLNIEDCESAIEALELMDELDAEGEMIALVISDHVMPGKTGVEFLAEISKDSRFVHTRKVLLTGQATHSDTINAINDAGIDRYFEKPWQAVQLVECVRNLVTKYIFDMGLDYTQYHEHLDQSVVFERLR from the coding sequence ATGGAGAAGCTTAATTTAATTTGCGTTGACGACCAACGAGAGGTGTTAAGTGCGGTTCTGCTTGATCTAGAACCATTGGCTCAGTGGCTAAACATTGAAGATTGTGAATCAGCCATTGAAGCACTGGAATTAATGGACGAGCTTGATGCTGAAGGTGAAATGATTGCCCTAGTTATTTCAGATCATGTAATGCCAGGTAAAACCGGCGTTGAGTTCTTGGCTGAAATATCTAAAGACAGTCGATTTGTTCATACCCGTAAGGTTTTGTTAACGGGGCAGGCAACCCATTCGGACACCATCAATGCGATAAACGACGCTGGTATTGACCGTTATTTCGAAAAGCCCTGGCAGGCGGTTCAATTGGTAGAGTGCGTCAGAAACCTTGTAACTAAATACATCTTCGATATGGGACTCGATTACACGCAATATCATGAGCACCTTGATCAAAGTGTGGTTTTTGAACGGCTTAGGTAG
- a CDS encoding ATP-binding protein, giving the protein MYESKLDALVERYFNQPERRITVAAGSALIEQDGYNDRLYFVLSGQLAGYYAEEERKPIQVFSASEGAFIGVHSFFSGTWTASSTVVAQSDAELAWIERSTPAVEESKFGPLTTQFMPVMVNELSRRQHRAMEEALAKEKALQKLHTAEQMTTLGQLAAGIAHELNNAIGVVSSKSERLEAVIMDLLEEVHPEASQFFDFGLLQGQKVSSSEARARGREFEKHYGLSRGLARDLARAVPEGYLSEHWLKNPQDAIRYWQMGRDLHDLRLASKHTVGIVRSVKQLGRTDIDVDETLNINDSINRALALLQSDLRRVKVRFRPAELPLFLGSQTELVQIWVNILKNACDALVNVESPTIEIQTRFSKSKILVTISNNGPEIDESTRRKIFQPNFTTKKGGLSFGLGLGLSIVKRIVAGYNGSVVVKSDSDKTIFRIKLPVEGEHGEA; this is encoded by the coding sequence ATGTATGAAAGTAAGTTAGATGCGTTAGTAGAGCGATATTTTAATCAACCAGAGCGTCGCATTACTGTTGCGGCCGGCTCGGCATTGATTGAACAAGATGGCTATAACGATCGTCTGTATTTTGTTCTTTCGGGGCAGTTAGCAGGTTACTACGCTGAGGAGGAGAGAAAACCAATTCAGGTTTTCTCGGCTTCTGAAGGGGCATTTATCGGTGTACACAGTTTCTTCTCAGGGACCTGGACAGCGTCATCGACGGTGGTGGCTCAATCGGATGCCGAACTCGCATGGATAGAACGTAGCACTCCTGCGGTGGAAGAATCCAAGTTTGGCCCCCTGACAACGCAGTTCATGCCAGTCATGGTTAATGAGCTATCACGTCGTCAGCATCGTGCGATGGAAGAGGCGCTTGCCAAAGAAAAAGCGCTGCAAAAACTCCACACTGCGGAACAAATGACAACGTTGGGACAGCTTGCCGCAGGCATTGCCCATGAGCTTAATAATGCAATTGGTGTTGTAAGCAGCAAATCCGAACGATTAGAAGCGGTAATCATGGACTTGTTAGAGGAAGTGCATCCCGAGGCAAGTCAGTTCTTTGATTTTGGATTATTACAGGGTCAGAAAGTCTCGTCGAGCGAGGCGCGGGCCCGAGGCCGTGAATTTGAAAAGCATTACGGCCTATCCAGAGGACTAGCGCGAGATTTAGCAAGGGCGGTTCCGGAAGGTTATCTCTCAGAACATTGGTTGAAAAATCCTCAAGATGCCATCCGCTACTGGCAAATGGGAAGAGACCTACACGATCTGCGTCTTGCGTCTAAACACACTGTGGGCATAGTGCGTTCCGTCAAACAACTGGGTCGTACCGATATTGATGTGGATGAAACACTGAATATCAATGATTCAATCAACCGGGCGTTAGCTTTACTACAAAGTGATTTGAGACGGGTAAAAGTTCGTTTTCGTCCGGCAGAGTTACCACTGTTCCTCGGCTCACAGACGGAACTTGTGCAGATTTGGGTAAACATCTTAAAAAATGCGTGTGATGCATTAGTTAATGTTGAATCGCCTACGATAGAGATACAAACACGTTTCAGTAAAAGCAAAATTCTAGTGACGATTAGCAATAATGGCCCGGAGATAGATGAATCCACACGAAGAAAGATTTTTCAGCCAAATTTTACGACTAAGAAGGGCGGGCTGTCGTTCGGATTAGGCCTGGGGTTGTCGATCGTAAAACGTATCGTTGCAGGCTACAACGGATCAGTGGTTGTGAAAAGCGACAGTGACAAAACTATTTTCAGAATCAAATTACCGGTAGAGGGTGAACATGGAGAAGCTTAA